The proteins below are encoded in one region of Desulforegula conservatrix Mb1Pa:
- a CDS encoding protein phosphatase 2C domain-containing protein, whose amino-acid sequence MITDVIHEKGSGTINEDAVSLNGNLFGVFDGATSLTRNTYENDKTGGFLASKIARDTFMENHGPLPLLAEKANSAIYEKMLEHGVNVSDKASLWSTSCAVVRIGDDHIEWVQAGDSLLLMIYDDGSFHIPVTDYDHDRETLLMWKDMAESSGEKKIFDLLKDQILKIRAEMNVTYGVLNGEADYARFLNTGKAPRHNVKHILLFTDGLFLPSAYPDKDPDFSTFVSIFLEGGLKALRNHVRNLEMTDPDCIIFPRFKPHDDIAAVSISL is encoded by the coding sequence ATGATAACGGATGTGATTCATGAAAAAGGCTCAGGCACGATCAACGAAGACGCAGTTTCTCTTAACGGGAACCTTTTCGGGGTTTTTGACGGTGCCACAAGTCTGACCAGAAACACATACGAAAACGATAAAACCGGAGGGTTTCTGGCCTCAAAGATTGCCAGGGACACGTTCATGGAAAACCACGGCCCTCTTCCTCTTCTTGCCGAAAAGGCCAACTCAGCCATCTACGAAAAAATGCTTGAACATGGAGTCAATGTCTCGGACAAAGCATCTTTATGGAGTACCAGCTGCGCCGTGGTTCGCATAGGAGACGACCACATAGAATGGGTACAGGCCGGAGATTCCCTGCTGCTTATGATCTATGACGACGGCAGTTTCCATATTCCCGTTACAGACTACGACCATGACAGGGAAACACTTTTGATGTGGAAGGATATGGCAGAATCTTCAGGGGAAAAGAAAATTTTCGATCTTCTGAAAGACCAGATCCTGAAAATCAGGGCAGAAATGAACGTGACCTACGGCGTCTTGAACGGTGAAGCCGACTATGCGAGGTTTCTGAACACAGGAAAAGCGCCAAGACACAATGTTAAACACATCCTTCTTTTCACAGATGGTCTGTTCCTCCCGTCAGCGTATCCGGACAAGGATCCGGACTTCAGCACCTTTGTCTCTATTTTTCTTGAAGGTGGCCTTAAGGCACTCAGAAACCATGTGCGTAACCTCGAGATGACGGACCCGGACTGCATAATCTTTCCTCGTTTCAAACCCCACGACGATATTGCCGCTGTATCCATTTCACTCTGA